The genomic stretch CTGGTCCTCATTTACACTGATGTTCACTAAAGAGAATTTCACAAAGCACTGGAAGCCTGGACACAGGGCGTTGGTGCTCAGTGGGCAGAGCTGGTGGCCCCAAGCTCCTGCCTCACACTGTGCCCTGCGAGGAAGGGTCTGGAAGACGGGCTTCAGAAAAACCTTTAATACACACTTAAGTGATACCCTGACGGCTGTCACTACTTGAGCTTAACAAAGACTCATTCCTACATTGTTAGGCTTACAAATTAGCTCAAAGACCAATGAAGGTACGTAAAAAGCATATGAaggatgaaaaccataaaaagaagTGGAAGGTATTATAAAATCCACAAATATGATATACCAtctggaacaaaacaaaatactcaaTTCCAAAGAAACAcgggaaaaaaacaattccaagaAAAATGATTAGATCATAAAGGTTATGGAAAGGTGTTGTGTTCCTTGATGACAACAGAGGAAAATGTCATGGATCTTTAAGTCCTCTCCGTTACTGAATCCCGAAATGGCCAGATGGTGTTTGCCAGTGATGGGaacaaaaatgtgtacaaggAAACCATGTAATTGAATATGACGATCCAATAAACCAGTAGACATGTAAACACATTAAAGTCTCGGGCAGTATATTAGGCTGGGACATCATTTCAATGTCCTGGCCGCCCGCCCATCAGAAGCTCAGACAGAATTCAGCCCCTGGACATGTCGCGGGTGTGAAGACAAGTGTCCTGTATAAGTGGGGCTGCTTTCCAGCCATCGGCTGGGGCGGGCGAGGCCCAAGCTGGCCCCCTGTGCTTCTTCAGCATTTACTTGGTACTGGCTGTGCGGGGACGAAAAACACACCCACAATCTCTAAGCCTCTATGGCGAATTTTGAAATTGTTAAAGTAACTGAAGGGACGGCTTCCCTCTCAGTTGCAAGTGTTTCTCTGGTGACTGAGGGTCGGGCCACTTCCCTCGCTAGAGCAATGCCTCTTCAGTTGGGTTCTGCCTGTTCCTCATTGGGTCCtgtcgtgtttccctgaaaataagactgggtcttatattaaggtttgctccaaaagacacattagggcttatgttcaggggatgtcctcctgaaaaatcatggtaggacttcttttccagttaggttctattttcggggaaatacggtaggagTTCTCTGCACAGCCTGGGTGCCTCGTAGCCCTCGCCAGACTCCTGCCCGCCTCCCACCTCCTCCCGTTAACGCTGACTGTGGCAGCTTCACTTACACAGAAACATGCAGTTGTGGTTTGTTCCGACCCGTCGGTCCCAGCCAGTGCTTTGCGTGTGACCCCAAGGTCCTGGAGAGACTGTTCCCTCCTGTTTGCTTCATGGGTTCACTTTTTACGTGCAGTCTGTAACCCAACTGACCTGCGAGGGCAGCTTGGATCGCGTGGCTTCTCCCAACACCACCTGGCCTGTGTTCACCGTCCCTGCAGGTCCATGTGTTGTGTCGCGTGTCGGGCGTGTTCATGGGCTGTGTCTCATCTGCTGGGCGGTTCCACACCAGCACCACGGTGCTGTATGCTTCGTGTTAACGTGGGACTACCTGACACCCTCATCTTGGTTTTCCTCTATCCAAGCGGACCTAGCTGTTCTGAAGACTTGCTCTTGCATTTGAACTTCTCAGTTTGTCAGGTTTCACACTCTAATCTTTCCAGAATTTTGGTTTTATGGAACTAAAAAAGGGTTCACGTACCACGGTGGGTTTGTTAAGTGACATGCACTCACAGATACGGTACAGTTCTCCCTTCACTTGAAGTCCTTAAACTTCTCCGCACGGTTCATCAGTTAGGATGGTTTCAGCTGCGAGTTTCCGAAACCTGTGTGCAGCAGCCTAAACAATGAGAAGTTATTTATTCCCTCGGGGTGCGCTGCGGGCCTCCGCCTGTTGCAAGCCCTGAGAGAGCCTCTCCGAGCCGACAGTGCAGAGGCCCTGCCTCCCCGGGGGCAGACAAGAAGTCCGGCTGGCTCttccagccacccccaccccagtgggTGACCCCTCACCCTCATGCGGGTCCCTCACACTGTATGGTGTCTTCTGTGGCCACGGGCACCGAGCATTGGTGGGGTTGCCAACAAAGCCCCATGAGCCCCACggccagttctggaggctagaggtcAACATCAAGTGTccgcagggctggttccttctgaggccagGAGGGGAACCCATGTCACTCCCCGCTCCTCCTTGGTGGTGGCCGGCGATCCGGGGCTCCtgggcttgtagaagcatcagcCCGTCTCTGGCCTCGTGTTCACGCGGCGTTCCCCCTGCTTGTGAGTCTGGGTCCAGTGTCATCTCATCTTGATCATCTGCCAGGACCCTCTTTCCAAATCAGGCTACACTCGGAGGTGCTGGGGGGTGAGGACTTCAACACAGGAATGGGGGCGGATACGATTCAGCCCCTCCCAGGGAATGTGCTTCCTGTGTCCATTATATAACCAAGCAAAGTGTTCCCAGCCTTCTTCCTGGTTTCTTCGGCCGGAACTGTGTCATATGTACACTCTCCTACACCAGCCACTAGCAAGGGATGCAAGTAAAATTGGAGGGGGCTATCCAGGGACGGGCAGGACACCAGCCCCTCCAAAGCCAGGGCTCCCTGAAACCTGAACCACATTAATTCCCATGTAGTTAGAGCGTTTCTGCAAACACGACTActtctgtttctgttgtgttttctgGTTGATTGTTGTAAAGGTAGAAAAACACTATGTCGATTGAGcacagattttttaaatcagtaaaacACTTGATATTTATAAATGGGTCTATTATATCTGACGGTATTgtatctttgttttatatttagcaGTATTGCTAAATGCTCCCattaattcaaataatttcttaattctgTTGGCATTTCTGTATTGATGATCACATTGCCAGCAGATGATGAGTGCCGTCTCTCACGTCCAAtcctcatatttctttttcttgtcttatagCATTGGCGAGCACCTGCTAACCACAGTGTTACAAGGAGCAGTGAGACTGGCAGCATTCCTGCCTTGCTCCTGGTCTTAATGGCCACGTGTCTCAGCTCCTCTGCATCTGCTGACATGTCAGAAACTGATATTTCTCCTTTAGTCTGATAGTTAGTGTCCTGGGCTCCTTGCATGGATCTGTGACGGTAATTCACCCTTGCGTTCCTGCAGTGACACTACTAGATAATGCCAACTTATTGTAACATgactaacatttaaataatatttgcttggcagttttctcatcagttttCACGAGTGATAGGCCTTTAGTTCCCTAGTGTTATACTCCTCTGGTTCTGGAATCTCCCTTCATTGTTCTTTCCGACTATTCTACATTTTGAAACTTCCTGTATATAAAATGATTGCAGAAGACAGAGATTGTTTATTCTATGATCGTTCATTGGGACTTAGTTTTAAAACTGGTCCAGATCTGGGGACATTGGGGCGGAGGCAGTAATccccatttcatttctttcatggtTATTAGTctaaccaagttttctatttcttttggtgCCAGCTTTGCCTGGGTTTTCAAAATGTTAGGATATACGTTGTTCACACTGgtcttttattgttttacattgttGCTATGTCTATAactattcttgtttttaaattccatatactTATTTACATTGTCTCTCTTTAGCCTTGATCAGTCTTGCCAGAGGcttgtctattaattttttaaagcctcaTTTCCAGGCTCTGTTGATATCCCCTATGTTTTTTCTGGTTGTTGCTGGTTCTACCCTAATTGATTACATCTTCTTACACTTTTTGTCATTTGCTGTTGTGCTTTTCTAACTCCTTGAGCTGAATGCTTAACTTAATTGTTCCAGTCATTCCAGTTTCTTGATAACTATACTAAAGAtctatatttctctttatatACAGCTTTAGGCAGGGTTCCACATATTGTGCATGTTTTGGTTTTTGTCATTCGTTCCAAGTATTTGGTAATTTTCCTATTCAatataaaatgagacaaaatctATGAGTTACCCCCCCATCTTTAGTCTTCTACAACAGTAGGGTTCCCCGTTTTTAGCTGGGCCGGTAGCTGTGCAAAAGAATCCTGAGGTTTCCCGAGTCCTTTGCAGCTAGCTCTGGCCGTGTGTCTTGGGTCTGAATCACAAGTCACAGGCAGAAAGACTTGTGAAGATTCTGAAAAGAAATGCAAGGAAACAACAATACCAtcacagaaatgaagacaaacGTGAAAGAGAGCCTCAGGAAACTCAGTACAAGACATTGTATGGGAAGAGAAGAAtaataaagatgaacaaaattaatGTCCATGAATGGGGCTTCACCGACCCCAGAGTCAGAGGGCAGCCAGAGGAGGTTTGACATACACCTAATTATATTATTTGAAGGAGTAGACCAAAATATCACAAGAGAACGAAGAGttaaagattaaagaaaactaaTCAGACATAAAAGATAACTGTTATCtacagagtgaaagaaaaaattgacacAATTGCCAACATGGAAACATGTCCTAATAAAGTTACTGGACTTCAAGATAAAGATAAAGTTTGGGGGGtgtggggcggctggttagctcagttggttagagcgcggtgctcttaacaacaaggttgccggatcgatccccacatgggccactgtgagctgcgccctccaccactagtttgaaacaactacttgacttggagctgatgggtcctggaaaaacaaataaaagttaaaaaaaaataaaataaaatttggggaCAGCCAAGAAAAGAGATCAAGTCTTCTCTTAAGGACAAAAACAAGGGAGTTTTCCTCAGACTCTCCACAGAAACACTCAACGATATCTGCACAGCCTGGTGGGGAGAAGGCCCAAGCCCAGAACTTCATACATAGCCAAGGGCTGTCCAAGCACAAGGCAGCCAGCATTTCTGCATAAATTGGAGAGCGAGGGAGATGGTTCGATCGGCTCCTCTTGAAGAAACTACTAGACACACATTTCAGCCGATTCAGAGATGACTGGAAAAGCCATTTAAGGCAATAGACTGAGGATGAACGTGGAAACAAGGACGATGATGAGCACTGGGGATGAAGCGCACGACGGCCAAAGCAAGACCGTTACCAGCAACGTTGGAAGACGAGGATGTCCCCCAGAGAGCAGGAGAAAAGGCAGagatggaagggagagaagaggtgaGAACACGAGACCCGCTCTCAGGACCAGCAGGTGAGTGGCGGAGCTCCAGGTGTGAGAAGAGGGAGCATGGAGGAgagaaaatgccaaagaaataACCTCCAGACCACCCCAGATGCTAACCAAAGGATACACAGCAGTGGGTCCGTGACCTGTCAGCAGACGTGGGGCACCCAGTCGAGAGGACTCTGCAGGCAGAGGGGGCCCAGAAGGTCTGCCCCTCATTGTTGTTCTAAGGTGGGACAGCTCTGGCCTGCCCACGTGCAGGGCAGCAGCTGGCAGACGGGGGATGGCAAGGATGAGGATTGGACATGGGCAGGGGACTGgccctgggagggggtgggggaggccttGCAAGAAAAGCTGGCCGGGGTGGGGCTGTAATTTGGGGGAGTTGTCCATAGAAAGGCCAGGGGAGACAAAGGGAGGGAGAACAACTGGCtgagcccaccccacccctgcagcaGGCGGCAGGTAAGGCTGGGCTGAGCTGTGCAGCACAAAAGCACCCCCCTTGGCCAGGCTCAGGCTTGGTTAGAGAAGGCGGGGCATTCTGCCTGTGCCCAGACTAGGGGGCTACAGCAAGGAGGGAAAGCGGGGAGGGGAGTATAGAGCCCATCCTGAGGCCAGGAGCCACCGTCACAGCTGCCCCTGCACCTGGAGACAGCCCGACGTGGGTGGTGGCTGGGCACCGGGCATGACACAGGACCGTCATGGCTGCAGACAGGCTGTCCAGCCCAGCAGAGCACTGAGCACCCGGCCCTGCCCTCTGCAGAGACCTGGGCACCTCCCTGGGCCGCCTGCAGGTGCTGTGGCTGACTCGCTGTGGCCTGGAGGACCTGGACGGCATTGGCTTCTTCCCGGCCCTGAAGGTGGGTCTGTGGCACCCTGGGCTAGGGGGCGGGGGGCCCAGGCTGGCCCAGGCTGAGGCCCCTGTGCACCCCAGGAGCTCTACGCCTCCTACAACTGCATCTCGGACCTCAGCCCACTGTGCCTGCTGGAGCAGCTGGAGATGTTAGACCTGGAGGGCAACGGCGTGGAGGACCTGGGGCAGGTGTGCTACCTGCAGCTGTGCCCGAGGCTGGCCACGCTCACCCTGGAGGGCAACCTGGTGTGCCTGCGGCCAGGCCCCCACAACAAGGTGTGTGCGGTGGGTGCCCAGCCAGCAGTGTGCAAGGCAGGGCAGGCGCTCTGCGTTCGGGCCCCGTGGCCCCTGAGCTTCTCTCGTGTTGCTGGAGGCCTGGCAGCTGCCAGTGCGTCCTCCTGGGCTAGGGTCAGGCCCCACAGGGCCCTGTGCACACATGCCACGTGGAACCAGGAGTGCTCTGTGCATCTCCATGTAGAaccgttctctctctctctctctctctctctctctctctctttctctctctctctctcacacacacacacaccccaccctgcAGGCCTGTGTGCACCCACTCAGCTGCTTACACCACTTGCCTATTAGCTGCTGCTTGGCCAACTGGGCCGAGCTCTAAGCTCAGAGCAGCTCCCCAGGCCAGAGGGCACCATGGAGCACTGGCCATGAAGCTAGACAGTGAGATCGTGTTGGGGACAGCCCACAGTCCCCGATGTCCCTGGTGACCCAGCAGCCTGGCAGGGTAGGGCAGCCTTACCAACCCCAGCTCCCCTGCCGCGCCCCACAGCGGGTCTGGGGTATGTGGCCCCAGGACACCGCTGGCCTGAAGGGCCGACCCACGCAGGCCTTGTGCCCCCCCCCAGGTGCCACTGGGCTATAACTACCGGGCAGAGGTGCGCAGGCTCATCCCCCAGATACAGGTGCTGGACGACGTGCCAGCCACACTCACAAGCCCACCAGCCTCCCGGAAGCTGGACCAGGACTGGCTCATGGTGAAGGCGGCCATCCAGGAGGGCAGGGTCCTCAACGGCCTGCTCCCCACGCTGGGTACGGCAGCCACCCCACCTGGCTTGGAAGTCTCGCCCACTGAGCCTCAAAGAGGTCTCCAGCCCTGcgcccctttctttcctcccagagatggaCAGCTGCATGTCACATCACCTCTCAGCCTTAACCCTTCGTCCCCAGAGCTTGCAcacctgcccccagcctccccacccacccaccacccatgGGCTTCAGGACACACAGATGTTGGCTGGTGGGGCCCCCTGGTCTGTGGACAGTCTTGGCGGGGGGGACTCAGGCTGGCCAGCTGACATGGTCTTGGTGACTTCTGATTTTCACCCTCGGCCAGATCGTCCCCATGGAGACCACATTTGGAGACTCAGCCCTGAGCTCTCCCTGCCTGAGACCCAGCCCCgggcccccaggccctggcccctggccctACTGGTCCCCAGAGGGCCCCTACCCGAAGACCTGCTTCCCAAGGACCAGGCCCCAGGGGATGACGCCAGCAACCTCACCCACGGTAACTGACCCAGCTCAGTGTGACTGACCCTACACCCATCAGCCCCAACCAGGCCCAGCCACACCTTCTTCTTCAGGCGCCGGCCCAGTCCTCTGCGGGAACCCCACCAAAGGCCTGCGAGAGCGTCGGCACCAGTGCCAGGTACGCCCTGCCTGCCAGTGCACCTGGGCTTTTCCAGAGCGGACCAGTATCCGGGCCTGACTGTGCCGCGCTACAGCCATTCCAGGGCCGGGGCCCCAGCTCTCCCACTCCCCCCGCAGATAAATGTCTCTCTGCCCCCAGGCTACTGCCCACCTCACCCCCCCACCGACAAAGGCCATGCCCCCAGACCAGCTCTTTCCCTCCACAGGCCTGGGAGCCCACCGAGCAGCTGCCTTCACAAAGGCTGGAAGGCCTGGCCACCAATGCCTGTCCTCCAGGGCCTGACCCTGCAGACAGCCATGACGTCTTGGCATTGGCTGGACTTGAGGCCTGGAGGGGCCTGCGCCTGCGGTGGGTGCCTCCCCTGCACTGAGCCCTCCCACCTACCCTGTATGTcctgtttggggtggggggtcatGTCTGGGGCTGCCGTGGCTGAGCAGTCACTGGTCCTCAGGATGGCCAGAGGAGCTAGTCCTGGGAGCCTGATGCTGGGGTACCATCCAGGGTCACACTCATTTGGGATTGGCTGGGGGGGCCAGGACTGcagcctctctccctctccctgcctcctcccccataGGCAGCTAGAGTCCTGGCAGGAAGGGGCTAAAGTCCCCCGGGGTCCACGCAGGGGCCCTGAAGCACAAGAGGATGAGACCGGGCCCAAGACTTCCCCCAGCCCCCTGAACCTGGCCCCAGGTACTGAGAGTCCCCACACACCGTGTCAGGATGGGGCCCTCATCTCAGACCAGCCCCGCTTCCTCACACGGCTCTGAGAGGGGcagggacggggggggggggtcctctCCTGGGGGTGGCTTGAGTGACAGTGCTGAGCGCAGCAAACCCAGGGCTGTGAGGCAGACAAGCCTCACCCAGCAGGCAGGGACgggtggcttcctggaggaaggtcTGACCGACTGGTGTAACAGCTTGTGAGTGAGCCCAGAGAGGGGCCACTGCAAGCGGGGGCAGCAGGGGCACAGGCTGAGGGTGGCCAAATGACCCTCCGGTGGGGGGCATCAGGAGGGGCTGGATGGAGCAGGGCCAGGGCTTCGGAGCCTGTGCTCTTCCAAGGCAATGATTGTTGCCTGGAAGGAGAGGCCAGAGAGGTGGGGTCCTGAGATCTGCtcatggtggggggagggggaatcaAGGGCCAGCAGGAGTGGCGGTAGTGGGGACAGTGGAAACTCAGGAAAAGGGAGTCCCAGGGCTCCCACTCCAGGCTGTGTCCAGGTGACCACGGCCACACCTGCCCCATTTGCCCTGCTGGGGGCGCTGAGGCCTTGCTGTACAGCAGAGCCACCAGCCTGGGAGCAGGCCCTTGGGGCAGGACCCAGTGACCCAAAGCCAGAGCCCAGGCCTTGTGGCCTCTGCCTCCACAGAGGTGGATCCTGTCCCAAGCAAGGCTCAGAGGTCACAGAGATGAGGAAGCACAGGAAGTGGGGCAGAGGTGCTGACTGGGGGCGGTGTGAAGGGTTAGGGGAGGGGCCACAGTGGACACCGCCACTCTGCCCGTGGTGACCCCAACCTGATGATTCCTTGCGGGGAGACCTTGTCTGACATGGTCTTTCCTtattttccagaactttccagGACCTTGGGCTATCACCTGCTCCCTTCTCCCCCAAAGCTTCCCATGCCACCTGATTCGAGCAGCCCTTGGGGGTCCACAGACCTGCAGTTCCGGGGGCGTCGGCTCAGAGCCCTGGGCGACTCGGGGCCTGGCCTGGATCAGGGGCTGGCTGCAGTGGCTGCTCTGAGATCCCTGGAGGGGGCCTCAGGCCCAAGCCCTAGAAACCAGGGATGTCCAGGCCCAAAGCCAGCACCGAATCCAGCCGCCGGACGCCCAGCCCTCCGGTGCCTGCCACACCTGAACCCTGTCACCCCAGCCCAATCCCACCCCTAGTCCAAACCCCACCCACTGCCAAGCTGCCCAGGACTGTGGCCAAGGGGCCGCCCTTAGTGATGGGAGCCTCATGGAACCCAGAGCATCTGGGTGGGTgtttggggggggtgggaggtgggcctGGCACAGGAGAGGCCCCTCGGTGGAGGGAAGTGGGGACCTGCACCACCAGGGAGTGCGCACAGGTGAGAGCCCAGAACAGCCCAGCTCCCCACCGCTGGCCCAGTTGCCCACGGCTTCCATAGGGCCTGGCCTTCGCGGGAGGAGGGGTCAGAGGAGCAGGACTGGAAGAGGCTGGGTGGGACCCAGGCTGGGTGGCCGAGCTGTGCCTGTCCAACCCCTGGCAGGCCCTGCAGCCACCGCTGGGCCACTGTTGTTTCAGCAGAGGCGCTTGCCCTAGGCGGAAAAGAGTGTAACCAGGCCTCCCATCCCTGGAGGATTTGTGCGGCTGGGGGGTGGCAGGATACCCAGAAACCAAGCGAATCATTTTCGACTCAGGTGTACAGAAATGCAGTTTACTTCGTAGGTGACGTTGGTTCAGTAAATTATGCAGCTGGCACTGCCTGACTCCCACGACTCTCTCCTGCCTCCCGTGCTGGCCCCGCCGCCGCAGTCACGGAGACGGCCGGTGAGCGCAGGCGCCAGAATTGCCCGCCCTACCGTGGCCCTACACCCGCCCGCTCGCGTCCCCGGTGATGGGCGGGCAGCTGAGGAAGCGGAAACCGAATCTGCTCTCGGCCGTGCTCTGGACCGACAGCGCCACCATCGGGCAACCCCGGTTCACGCTCTTCCTGCACACCTGCGGGGTGCGGGAACTGAGCGGCGCAGGGCGCGGGAGGGGCGGGGCCCCAAAgcgggggcggggagagaggcggggcctggggagggaggggtctgGCCCAGACAGGCAGCACGCGGCACTCACCCGAAGCCTGTGCTCCTTCTTGGCCTGGCGGTCGGTGATGCCCAGCCGGCGCTCTGCGTGGGAGAATGATGGGGGTTCGCGccggccgccccctccctccGCGTCCGCCCCTCCCTCCACGTCTCCGCGCGCGCTCACGGGGGACCGCGGGCAGGAGTTTCCGCGCGTGGGTCTCTGCGCTCGCGGGCCGCGCTGGCACCTCCGGCGGGTAGAAGAGCTTGCTGGTGCTCAGGCGCGGCAACAGGGCCCGCGTCCTGGTGGGCCGAGAGGGTCGTGAGGGCCAGAGCCCGCCCGCGGAAAGGGGCGGTGCTGGCGGGACGGGGCATGGGGAAATGGGGGTCTGAGGGAAGTCCTGAATAAGTGGGGGGGCGGGTCTGGCGAGGGCGGGGCCTGCGGAAGTAGGGGTACGGTACTGTCAGGGGTCGGGGCTGGGGATGGGAGGACGACTCTTGCGGGGCGGTGCCTAGGGAGGAGGGGAAGTAGCGGTCCCCACCCCGGCTTCAGGCGCCCCGCCCGGGCCTCACGCACCTGGCCGTGGGGCGGGGCTCGGGACGCGCGCCGCTGCTCGCAGATGTTGTTGGCCCCGGGCCGGGCGTCTGGGAGCGGGTAGCGGTCAATAGACAAGTCGGTATTGTCGTCGAAGATCTTCGAGACGGGGGTCACGCAGTGCGGGGCCTGGTGCTCGCTGAGGACCTGTGGGCAGGAGGGGCGCGCGGTCACCCCCACCCCGCGATACTTTCCCCACAACCCCCCGGTCGGGACCCGCACTGACTTCGCCCTTGGGGCTCAGGAGGAGAGTCACGCAGCCCCGGTTGGAGTGGAAGTAGATAGGCTCCTGGGCCAGGGACGACGGCGGCTGTTTCTTGGTGCTGTCAGGTCCCTCGCCCCATATCTGGGGACAACGCCAGGCGCGGGTGAGGGGGCGGTTGAGGGGCGGGGGCGCGAGGGCTTGcggggagcggggggggggggcgcaccGTGACGTGGTGCCGCGGCGCCAGCAGCGTGTGGGGTGGGAAGCGGTACATGCGCACGGGGAAGTGGCAGGAGAGCTGCTGCAGTGTGAAGCCACCCAGGTCAGCGGTCTCCTCCTGCGACTCGTTGAGGATGCGGACGAACCTCTTGCGACAGCTCACGGCCACGATCTTCAGGCAGGAGCTCGTCTGGCTGGGGCAGGAAGGGCCGAGTCGCTTGGGCCGGTCTGCCCCCCTTCCGCTGGGAGACCAGCTCCTGGCCCTGCTCTGGGGGGCTGCCGCACTCCCTCACCTCCATCGGTGCCCAGGCTGCCGGTGGTCTGGAGTTGCACAGAACCTGGGCACCAGGACGGTCTTGCCCAGGCCCTCTGAGTGGGTTTCCGGGAGATCCAGGGAGAGGAGGCCTGTCCGTGAGAGGGACCCCCATATGGAGCACCCACTGGGGACATCTGTGAGGCCAGCTGGCCTGCAGCGCCCTGAGGGTCCACGTGGGAGAGGAGCAGCAGGGGGGTCAGATTCAGGGCAGGAGGGGTGGCTGGCCCCAGGGGCTGAGGGGTGCAGAGGCATAGTTCAAagtacttttttggggggaaggttGAACCAGAGCACGGAGGGCTCCAAGAGCACCCTAATCCCTGGAGATGAGACCAGAGAGCCCCCCCGCCACAACCTCTTTGTGGGTACAGAGAAGGCCTAGAGGTTGCTGACCCCGTTTAGGGCTTTGGGCAGAGATCACAGCCCtgcaggacagaaggaaggagccaggggagtttgccccaccccacctgcaGGCTCTGCCTGTGAGCCCCTGTGGAAGCTCCTGGCCTGCGACTCTGTCTGCTCAGAAGCATGTCCTGGTGCCCAGGGCGGGTGCCTTGTCACATGCACTGGAAACCTCATGTCCCGCTGGGGGTTGCTAGAGTCAGAGTCGGCGCCCCCCGAGCTGCTGGTGTCCCCCAAGCTGCTGGTGCCCCCCAAGGGCAGAGAGCTCCACTCCACATT from Rhinolophus ferrumequinum isolate MPI-CBG mRhiFer1 chromosome 11, mRhiFer1_v1.p, whole genome shotgun sequence encodes the following:
- the LRRC56 gene encoding leucine-rich repeat-containing protein 56 isoform X3, translating into MDRAQGPRPSSASVQVRELSWHGRHNPHPQSKDPGSHGSGRSEHLVEEYLSPARLRALAQMPDLRLVSTLEMCVDTREYSLGNFGLHLPSLSQLKLNGSRLGSVRQAVQPSRALSTRPCPLQRPGHLPGPPAGAVADSLWPGGPGRHWLLPGPEGALRLLQLHLGPQPTVPAGAAGDVRPGGQRRGGPGAGVLPAAVPEAGHAHPGGQPGVPAARPPQQGAGPVLCGNPTKGLRERRHQCQAWEPTEQLPSQRLEGLATNACPPGPDPADSHDVLALAGLEAWRGLRLRQLESWQEGAKVPRGPRRGPEAQEDETGPKTSPSPLNLAPELSRTLGYHLLPSPPKLPMPPDSSSPWGSTDLQFRGRRLRALGDSGPGLDQGLAAVAALRSLEGASGPSPRNQGCPGPKPAPNPAAGRPALRCLPHLNPVTPAQSHP
- the LMNTD2 gene encoding lamin tail domain-containing protein 2, with amino-acid sequence MSWAAAQLLTASTSGWTSPQEEEVGPGLGSPQRLLVTNSPSPSGCWYPWQRHRAFLSPGLPGFQASAGTPADLVTPTYLKDTKPSSTPAVSINLQLSPEGLDPHTLRLLWRQRELEIQALRCALQNCRDARHGHILQEVAGLPLERSSCGQEKLLQIQVQKLTVELKEQKKQAQLEKEHLEKQLLQTSTVLQQREAELQALHKSCLLHLARSSWLGRMLRSSTGSVEVVTAETLMDLSDLSESDEVSSAWEGFRLEDVDWNSIAHRYPNLLTDIKLTLDHRNPGPWLPPELPPASPPDDQGSELCTQHMERHLKNVEWSSLPLGGTSSLGDTSSSGGADSDSSNPQRDMRFPVHVTRHPPWAPGHASEQTESQARSFHRGSQAEPAGLLSLDLPETHSEGLGKTVLVPRFCATPDHRQPGHRWSQTSSCLKIVAVSCRKRFVRILNESQEETADLGGFTLQQLSCHFPVRMYRFPPHTLLAPRHHVTIWGEGPDSTKKQPPSSLAQEPIYFHSNRGCVTLLLSPKGEVLSEHQAPHCVTPVSKIFDDNTDLSIDRYPLPDARPGANNICEQRRASRAPPHGQDAGPVAAPEHQQALLPAGGASAARERRDPRAETPARGPPAPAGHHRPPGQEGAQASGVQEEREPGLPDGGAVGPEHGREQIRFPLPQLPAHHRGRERAGVGPR
- the LRRC56 gene encoding leucine-rich repeat-containing protein 56 isoform X1 gives rise to the protein MDRAQGPRPSSASVQVRELSWHGRHNPHPQSKDPGSHGSGRSEHLVEEYLSPARLRALAQMPDLRLVSTLEMCVDTREYSLGNFGLHLPSLSQLKLNGSRLGSVRDLGTSLGRLQVLWLTRCGLEDLDGIGFFPALKELYASYNCISDLSPLCLLEQLEMLDLEGNGVEDLGQVCYLQLCPRLATLTLEGNLVCLRPGPHNKVPLGYNYRAEVRRLIPQIQVLDDVPATLTSPPASRKLDQDWLMVKAAIQEGRVLNGLLPTLDRPHGDHIWRLSPELSLPETQPRAPRPWPLALLVPRGPLPEDLLPKDQAPGDDASNLTHGAGPVLCGNPTKGLRERRHQCQAWEPTEQLPSQRLEGLATNACPPGPDPADSHDVLALAGLEAWRGLRLRQLESWQEGAKVPRGPRRGPEAQEDETGPKTSPSPLNLAPELSRTLGYHLLPSPPKLPMPPDSSSPWGSTDLQFRGRRLRALGDSGPGLDQGLAAVAALRSLEGASGPSPRNQGCPGPKPAPNPAAGRPALRCLPHLNPVTPAQSHP
- the LRRC56 gene encoding leucine-rich repeat-containing protein 56 isoform X2, which produces MDRAQGPRPSSASVQVRELSWHGRHNPHPQSKDPGSHGSGRSEHLVEEYLSPARLRALAQMPDLRLVSTLEMCVDTREYSLGNFGLHLPSLSQLKLNGSRLGSVRDLGTSLGRLQVLWLTRCGLEDLDGIGFFPALKELYASYNCISDLSPLCLLEQLEMLDLEGNGVEDLGQVCYLQLCPRLATLTLEGNLVCLRPGPHNKVPLGYNYRAEVRRLIPQIQVLDDVPATLTSPPASRKLDQDWLMVKAAIQEGRVLNGLLPTLDRPHGDHIWRLSPELSLPETQPRAPRPWPLALLVPRGPLPEDLLPKDQAPGDDASNLTHGAGPVLCGNPTKGLRERRHQCQAWEPTEQLPSQRLEGLATNACPPGPDPADSHDVLALAGLEAWRGLRLRGPEAQEDETGPKTSPSPLNLAPELSRTLGYHLLPSPPKLPMPPDSSSPWGSTDLQFRGRRLRALGDSGPGLDQGLAAVAALRSLEGASGPSPRNQGCPGPKPAPNPAAGRPALRCLPHLNPVTPAQSHP